The Ectothiorhodospiraceae bacterium BW-2 nucleotide sequence CAGGAGATGGTTGATCAGATACGGGAGAGTGATAAACCCGATCTGGTCGTGGTACTCTCTCACAACGGTATGGATGTGGATCTGAAAATGGCGTCGGTGGTGAGTGGTATTGATGTCATTTTAGGCGGCCATACCCACGACGGGATGCCGGCGCCTTCGGTGATCCAAAATAGCGGCGGCAAGACGCTGGTGACTAATGCCGGCTCTAATGGTAAATATCTGGGGGTACTTGATCTCGATGTGCGCGGCGGCAAGCTGCGTGACTATCGTTATCGGCTACTGCCGATCTTCTCTAATCTGCTGCCGGCTGATGCCGAGATGGATCGGCTGATTAACCGTATTCGTGCCCCCTATGAGGATAAGCTAGGTGAGAGGCTGGCGGTTGCCGGCGATCTGCTCTACCGTCGTGGTAACTTTAACGGTACCTTTGATCAGATTATTTGTGATGCTCAGCGGGTAGTTGGGGAGGCTCAAATCTCGCTCTCCCCCGGCTTTCGCTGGGGCACCACGGTGCTACCGGGGCAGGCTATTACTATGGAGCATATCTATGATCAGACCGGTACCACCTATCCTGAGACCTATGTGCGCGATATGAGTGGTGAGGAGATTAAGCTGATCCTAGAAGATGTACTCGATAACCTATTTAACGAGGATCCCTTTCGCCAACAAGGGGGTGACATGGTGCGGGTCGGTGGGCTCGATTATAGCTGTCACCCAGCCGCTAGGTTCGGTAAACGGATTACCGCGATGCAGTTAGATGATGGCACTAAAATTGAAGCGACTAAAAAGTATCGTGTGGCAGGCTGGGCGACTGTGGGAGCGAAGTCAGAGGGGCCGCCGATTTGGGAGGTGGTGGCCGACTATCTGCGTGATGTGAAGGTGGCTGAGGTGAAGAAGTTTAATACGCCGGTATTAACTGGGGTGAAGGGGAATCCTGGTATTGCCGATTATGATGGTCAGATAGTGTCATAAATTTTAGCTCTGTTCATTGATGCCCCCCTCCAAAATACTTAGGCGTAGAGTTCGCCATTGATTAGTTGGTAACGCTGTTCGCTGTGGTGCTCTTTAGCTAGGTACTCTTCGGTACTTAGTTTGGTCTGTTTGAGTTGTGGGTGTGCCATGATTGTTGAGGTGGGTTCCCACGGCGAGCGTGGGAACCTGACGCAGTCAATCAGAAATTGTCTAAAAGGATGTTGTTGTTCCGAGAGCAGATACCTGCTTAGTTTGGAAATCAACTGTGATCGCACCAGCGGGACAGGCGCTGACAGCACTATAAGAGTTAACTGTTAGGGTGCCTCCGGTAGAACCTGATTGAGCCATGGCACTCTCTACTTCAGATTGAAGATTGATATTACAGGCAGCAGGGTCGATATTGGTATAGCAGACCTTATAAGGGAAGGTCATTGGCATGGGTGAAGTTATCTGCATGGTTAAATCCGCTAGACAGGTACCACTTCCCACGGCGGCATCCATAGCCTCATTGACCTCTTGCTGCTGCTCTGCGGTGTATCCTGGGACATGAGCTGTGATCGTTTGTCCGTTGACTGTCATTGTCACTTTGCCATCACTTAATTTAATGTCAGTCGGTGGGATAGCGTCCATGATGGCATCAAAGTTGTCACCAACGGTAAATTGGCTCATGAAAAAATCAACATTTTCAAACGAAGCTGTCGGCAGACCTGCGGTTTTTAGCTGAGTTTTTAACTCGGTGATGGCTGATTCGATACCAGCTGCCTTAATAGGTTGGGAGGATTTCCAGTCATCCCACACCGCTTTTAGATCATCGCTATTAGCTGCCATCTTTAAGGCGGTATCGGTCAGGGTAGTTACATTGACCGGTACATTTTCATCACTGCTGTCGCTCCATGAGTAGAGTGTTAACTCTTCACGACCGTCACAGTCGGAGGCTTTAATCATGTAGGGGGGCGTTCTAGTGATAGTCAGATCGCTATAGACACCGTTACTGTCGGTTGTGGTTGTCTTGGTCTCACCGCCACCGTTTTTGGCGATAACCTCCCCATTAGCACAAGCGGCACCGGTGGCAACGGTACCAGAGAGCTTGACTGAGAGTGTTTCGTCGCTGTTATTCGTGGTATCAGTGGCGGTTGCTGTGCTGGTGGCGGTTGCTGTGCTGGTGGCGGTTGCTGTGCTGGTGGCAGTTGCTGTGTTGGCCGCTTCGGGTGTCGAGCCAGAGTTGTTGTCGTCGTCATCACTACTACAACCACTTAGTACTAGTAGCATCGCCGCACTGGTTAAGGTTAGCAGGGAGGGGAGTGTCAGTTCAGTTCTCATAGAGCATCCTTTGAATGTAAGTTTAAGTTTGAGAGCTAGAGATTGGCTAGCGCCAGAGAACGGATCATGGCGAATGTTACCGGTTGTGTCAATTTAGGTGGCGGTAGAAATGCCAGTTAAAAAAATAGATCTAAAAAAAACAATAAGTTATAACCAAGAGTAAAGGATAGTCTCCGGAGGTTATGTCAAAATGTGCTAGTGGGCTCGGGGCGAGGGGACGATGGGCTAGCGGGTGTGGCTAGGGCGGCGGTAATTTGCTGGAAATTTAACTCCGTTCGCGCTACCTTAACGCCCCTTTAATCTTTTGTCGGAGTGATTTTTATGCAGGTCGATGTCTCTGAGTTATCGTGCAAACGGGCTAAAATGCCACACGAAATTTTTCTTATCAATTTGATTACTAACCATATTTTGCTTTTTGTCGGCCTGCTGGGAATGGCAAAAACTGTTCCGGCTGTGATGGCGGTCACGCCGGTTATCTCGCTGCTGGTGATTAGCTATCTATTGCTGCGCAATCGGCAGATTCAGGGGAGTGAGCGTGACTGGTTCGTCCGCTGCCACTGGCAGTTAGGGGTGCGGCGCAGCCTCTTTTTTGTGGCGATGCTGCTGTTGATGACCGTGGTGGTAGCGGCCATCGTCAGCTCTGTTGGCTGGGATTTTAACGCTCTGCGGCCGGGACACTTTGCGCTGTTGGGGCTTGGGGTGTTGCCGACGATGTTGTCGGTGCTGGTGCTGATCGTGATGGAGTCGGATGCGATTCATCAGGCTAAGCAGGGTAAGCTACCTAAGTGGCTATGGGAGAGAAATCCCGATAGCGCGATTGTGGTGTTGGCGGAGTAGGCGATGAGATTTTGGGAACGGCATACCTTTTTGACGGTGTTGGGTGTGACTCTGCTCTTGGTGGCGGTCGCGATGTTGGTGCCGCCGGAGCATATTGTCGAGGAGCGCTATCTACCGTGGCAGATCGAGCCGGTGGGGGAGTCGATTGAGGTCTTCGGATTAACCTTAGGGGAAACAACCTTGGCGGAGACTGAGCAGCGCTTTTTGGAGTCGGCAGAGGTGACGCTGTTTGTTCGTGACGGTAGGCATGTGGTGGAGGCCTATTTTGATAGCGTCACTTTGGCGCAAATTCGAGCTAAAGTGGTGGTCTCGTTAGCCTTTTCGGCGACAGAGTTAGAGCAGATCTATCAGCGCGGTGCCCGTATCGCTAAGATGGGGGATGGCGGCCATAAGGTGACCCTCTCTGGGGCCGATGTCGAGCTAAGTTATCGCACGCCTATCGACTCGATTACCTATATGCCAAGAGCAACACTCTCGCCGGAGCTGGTGGTGCGGCGCTTTGGTGAACCGATTGAGCAGATTGAGGAGCCTGGCGTGGGTCAGCATTGGCTCTATCCCGATAGGGGACTCGATCTATTGTTAACTGAGAGGGGGAGTGCGGTGTTGCAGTATGTGGCACCGAGCCATTTTGAGCGCCTTATCGCGCCCCTAAGAGCACTCTCCGCACCGAGCGGAGAGTAGGGGGGCAAAGGGGAAGGGGGTTAGCTGCACCCTTTAGGGCGGGGGAGGCCGGCAATTTTGTTGGCTGACTTCACTAGCCCAAATGGAAATAGCGAGTAGATATACTTTTGCGAGCTGCGATCCTCACCGTACTTCTTCTTCATCAATTTAGAGAAGGAGCGCGGTTCGCAGACCACGCCATACTCTTCGTAGTAGCTGCGAGCTTCGCGAATGATATCCCAATGCTCATCGGTCAATTCGACCTTCTCGTTTATCGCAATCTGTCGGGCGACATCCTCATCCCACTGACTTAAATCTTCCAACCAGCCATTTTCGCTGACTTCAACCTCTTTGCCGTTAATCTCGTATTTGGTTCCCATGGAACGCTCTCCTTACATTGTGTGGGGATAAAAAACCTACTAAATTTGTCGGGATAATAGTAATCCTGACTATTTTTGTCAAGTGTTTGCAAAAAAAAGATGATATAGGCGCTCGTCACTCCCTCCCTTTTAGCCGATGCCGCAGCTCCCAACAGCGGTGGGGGGGGCGTTGACGAAAATCTTCATCGATAGTGCGGGCGGTGATCTCTTCGCAAATAAACTGCTCAGTTAGTGCGCTATCGAACCGAAATTTGCGAAAGTTGGTGGAGAAGAGCAGCACTCCATTAGCTCTAAGTCGCTGCATCGCCTGTTGTAATAGCTGGGTATGGTGGGTCTGAATATCGAAGTGTTCACGAGTGCGTTTGGAGTTGGAGAAGGTGGGGGGATCGACAAAGATCAGATCAAATTCGGCTTTAGGCCACGGGCGTTGTAGCCACTGCATCACATCGGCCTCTATGAGCTGGTGCTCTGCGCTTTCGCGCCACCGATTGAGGCGAAAGTTATCTCTGGCCCACTCAAGGTAGGTCGGCGAT carries:
- the soxB gene encoding thiosulfohydrolase SoxB — encoded protein: MSLSRRQFVQLLGFAGMAGSLPGCFGDAFAKSHASVPEDYYEIPKFGNVSLLHITDTHAQLKPIYFREPNVNLGLGDAFGKAPHLVGEALLKHFNLGAPIDSHGYTYLDFINQSELFGKVGGFAHLATLVKRIRAARGEGNSLLLDGGDTWQGSATALWTRGKDMVQACNLLGVDIMTGHWEFTYLDYEVLDNIADFKGEFVAQNIRLTDEALFDYEYDSFDGFNEDSGHAFKPYTIRNVGGAKVAVIGQAFPYTPIANPSRFMPYWSFGIRDLEMQEMVDQIRESDKPDLVVVLSHNGMDVDLKMASVVSGIDVILGGHTHDGMPAPSVIQNSGGKTLVTNAGSNGKYLGVLDLDVRGGKLRDYRYRLLPIFSNLLPADAEMDRLINRIRAPYEDKLGERLAVAGDLLYRRGNFNGTFDQIICDAQRVVGEAQISLSPGFRWGTTVLPGQAITMEHIYDQTGTTYPETYVRDMSGEEIKLILEDVLDNLFNEDPFRQQGGDMVRVGGLDYSCHPAARFGKRITAMQLDDGTKIEATKKYRVAGWATVGAKSEGPPIWEVVADYLRDVKVAEVKKFNTPVLTGVKGNPGIADYDGQIVS
- the tusE gene encoding TusE/DsrC/DsvC family sulfur relay protein → MGTKYEINGKEVEVSENGWLEDLSQWDEDVARQIAINEKVELTDEHWDIIREARSYYEEYGVVCEPRSFSKLMKKKYGEDRSSQKYIYSLFPFGLVKSANKIAGLPRPKGCS